The Oncorhynchus keta strain PuntledgeMale-10-30-2019 chromosome 17, Oket_V2, whole genome shotgun sequence genome has a window encoding:
- the LOC118396456 gene encoding ceramide kinase-like isoform X2: MEKQPRLLTSQLLLKNSLFEVSLNRVLLTWKEIATKKKRVSGGIHHPCKVGTSHSVSVSEILAVRELDVDSGTKDDGRWQKMPQKSTEAYPYAFTVSYVERAWQHRWRCSDVTFHCLEGALCQQWVQTIREQLTALTSRPKHLLVYINPYGGKQQGERIYEQKVAPLFTLASISTHVIVTEHANHARDHLSTEAELKKYDGVVCVGGDGMFSEMVHGLVSRTQRDNGVDQNSPEEKLVPCTLRIGIIPAGSTDCICYATVGINDPVTSALHIIVGDAQPMDVCSVHHNNTFLRYSVSLLGYGFYGDVLADSERKRWMGPARYDFSGFKTFLTHHYYEGTVSFLPATDILGTPRDKTRCRAGCFICQHNGQLYSEDAPEICETDPDVSDSEYKGGWRVIRGKFLAINAASMSCACPRSPKGLSPAAHLADGTTDLILVRKCSRFNFLRHLLRHTSKYDQFDMTFVEVHRVRRFRFTPRYCQSDSELDLRENGKRLFSQICRDHPACSCSPAYSSWNCDGEILPHAAIEVGVHCQLIKLFARGIEEQPVFEDLPNPCAV; encoded by the exons ATGGAAAAACAACCGCGGTTGTTGACATCCCAACTCctactgaaaaacagcttattcGAAGTGTCGTTAAACCGTGTGCTTCTGACATGGAAAGAGATTGCGACCAAGAAAAAACGCGTTTCTGGGGGAATACATCACCCATGTAAAGTCG GTACCAGTCACAGTGTGTCAGTGTCTGAGATCCTAGCAGTCAGGGAGCTCGACGTGGACAGCGGGACGAAAGATGACGGCAGGTGGCAGAAAATGCCTCAGAAATCGACCGAGGCCTATCCATATGCATTCACAG TGTCCTACGTGGAGAGGGCGTGGCAGCACCGCTGGCGGTGTAGTGACGTCACCTTTCACTGCCTAGAGGGGGCGCTGTGTCAGCAGTGGGTCCAGACAATCAGAGAGCAGCTCACAGCATTGA CCAGCAGACCCAAGCATTTGCTGGTGTACATCAACCCCTATGGGGGCAAGCAGCAAGGCGAGCGTATTTACGAGCAGAAAGTCGCCCCTCTCTTCACCCTTGCCTCCATCTCCACGCACGTGATTG TTACAGAGCATGCCAATCATGCCAGGGACCACCTGAGTACAGAGGCTGAGTTGAAGAAATATGATGG agtggtgtgtgtgggcGGGGACGGCATGTTCAGTGAAATGGTTCACGGCCTGGTCTCCCGGACCCAGAGGGACAACGGCGTGGACCAGAACAGCCCGGAGGAGAAGCTGGTACCCTGTACTCTGCGCATTGGCATTATACCCGCAG GTTCAACGGACTGCATCTGCTATGCAACTGTAGGCATCAACGACCCTGTGACCTCGGCCTTACACATCATAGTGG GAGATGCCCAGCCAATGGACGTGTGCTCGgtccatcacaacaacacattCCTGAGGTACTCTGTGTCCCTGCTTGGGTACGGTTTCTATGGCGACGTGCTGGCAGACAGCGAAAGGAAACGATGGATGGGACCAGCCAGATACGACTTTTCAG GTTTTAAGACGTTTCTCACACATCACTACTATGAGGGGACTGTGTCTTTTCTACCAGCAACGGACATATTGGGAACTCCACGAGACAAGACCAGGTGTAGAGCTGG GTGCTTCATATGCCAACACAACGGACAGCTGTATTCCGAGGATGCCCCAGAGATTTGCGAGACTGATCCAGATGTTTCAGACAGTG AATACAAAGGGGGGTGGCGGGTGATCAGAGGGAAGTTCCTGGCCATCAACGCGGCCAGTATGAGCTGTGCCTGTCCCCGTAGTCCCAAGGGCTTGTCCCCCGCTGCCCACCTCGCCGACGGCACCACCGACCTCATCCTCGTACGCAAGTGCTCTCGATTCAACTTCCTGCGCCACCTGCTACGCCACACCAGCAAATACGACCAG TTTGACATGACCTTTGTAGAAGTGCACCGTGTGCGGCGCTTCCGCTTCACCCCGCGCTACTGCCAGAGTGACTCCGAGTTGGACCTGAGGGAGAATGGCAAGAGGCTCTTCAGCCAGATCTGCAGAGACCACCCGGCCTGCAGCTGTAGCCCTGCCTACAGCAGCTGGAACTGTGACGGCGAGATCCTCCCTCATGCTGCCATTGAAGTCGG AGTGCACTGCCAGTTGATCAAGCTGTTTGCGCGAGGGATCGAAGAGCAGCCTGTGTTTGAGGACCTTCCCAACCCGTGTGCAGTATAG
- the LOC118396456 gene encoding ceramide kinase-like isoform X1 — protein sequence MEKQPRLLTSQLLLKNSLFEVSLNRVLLTWKEIATKKKRVSGGIHHPCKVGVCFPTFLRRDKGESGTSHSVSVSEILAVRELDVDSGTKDDGRWQKMPQKSTEAYPYAFTVSYVERAWQHRWRCSDVTFHCLEGALCQQWVQTIREQLTALTSRPKHLLVYINPYGGKQQGERIYEQKVAPLFTLASISTHVIVTEHANHARDHLSTEAELKKYDGVVCVGGDGMFSEMVHGLVSRTQRDNGVDQNSPEEKLVPCTLRIGIIPAGSTDCICYATVGINDPVTSALHIIVGDAQPMDVCSVHHNNTFLRYSVSLLGYGFYGDVLADSERKRWMGPARYDFSGFKTFLTHHYYEGTVSFLPATDILGTPRDKTRCRAGCFICQHNGQLYSEDAPEICETDPDVSDSEYKGGWRVIRGKFLAINAASMSCACPRSPKGLSPAAHLADGTTDLILVRKCSRFNFLRHLLRHTSKYDQFDMTFVEVHRVRRFRFTPRYCQSDSELDLRENGKRLFSQICRDHPACSCSPAYSSWNCDGEILPHAAIEVGVHCQLIKLFARGIEEQPVFEDLPNPCAV from the exons ATGGAAAAACAACCGCGGTTGTTGACATCCCAACTCctactgaaaaacagcttattcGAAGTGTCGTTAAACCGTGTGCTTCTGACATGGAAAGAGATTGCGACCAAGAAAAAACGCGTTTCTGGGGGAATACATCACCCATGTAAAGTCG GTGTCTGTTTTCCTACGTTTCTGCGCAGAGACAAAGGAGAGTCAG GTACCAGTCACAGTGTGTCAGTGTCTGAGATCCTAGCAGTCAGGGAGCTCGACGTGGACAGCGGGACGAAAGATGACGGCAGGTGGCAGAAAATGCCTCAGAAATCGACCGAGGCCTATCCATATGCATTCACAG TGTCCTACGTGGAGAGGGCGTGGCAGCACCGCTGGCGGTGTAGTGACGTCACCTTTCACTGCCTAGAGGGGGCGCTGTGTCAGCAGTGGGTCCAGACAATCAGAGAGCAGCTCACAGCATTGA CCAGCAGACCCAAGCATTTGCTGGTGTACATCAACCCCTATGGGGGCAAGCAGCAAGGCGAGCGTATTTACGAGCAGAAAGTCGCCCCTCTCTTCACCCTTGCCTCCATCTCCACGCACGTGATTG TTACAGAGCATGCCAATCATGCCAGGGACCACCTGAGTACAGAGGCTGAGTTGAAGAAATATGATGG agtggtgtgtgtgggcGGGGACGGCATGTTCAGTGAAATGGTTCACGGCCTGGTCTCCCGGACCCAGAGGGACAACGGCGTGGACCAGAACAGCCCGGAGGAGAAGCTGGTACCCTGTACTCTGCGCATTGGCATTATACCCGCAG GTTCAACGGACTGCATCTGCTATGCAACTGTAGGCATCAACGACCCTGTGACCTCGGCCTTACACATCATAGTGG GAGATGCCCAGCCAATGGACGTGTGCTCGgtccatcacaacaacacattCCTGAGGTACTCTGTGTCCCTGCTTGGGTACGGTTTCTATGGCGACGTGCTGGCAGACAGCGAAAGGAAACGATGGATGGGACCAGCCAGATACGACTTTTCAG GTTTTAAGACGTTTCTCACACATCACTACTATGAGGGGACTGTGTCTTTTCTACCAGCAACGGACATATTGGGAACTCCACGAGACAAGACCAGGTGTAGAGCTGG GTGCTTCATATGCCAACACAACGGACAGCTGTATTCCGAGGATGCCCCAGAGATTTGCGAGACTGATCCAGATGTTTCAGACAGTG AATACAAAGGGGGGTGGCGGGTGATCAGAGGGAAGTTCCTGGCCATCAACGCGGCCAGTATGAGCTGTGCCTGTCCCCGTAGTCCCAAGGGCTTGTCCCCCGCTGCCCACCTCGCCGACGGCACCACCGACCTCATCCTCGTACGCAAGTGCTCTCGATTCAACTTCCTGCGCCACCTGCTACGCCACACCAGCAAATACGACCAG TTTGACATGACCTTTGTAGAAGTGCACCGTGTGCGGCGCTTCCGCTTCACCCCGCGCTACTGCCAGAGTGACTCCGAGTTGGACCTGAGGGAGAATGGCAAGAGGCTCTTCAGCCAGATCTGCAGAGACCACCCGGCCTGCAGCTGTAGCCCTGCCTACAGCAGCTGGAACTGTGACGGCGAGATCCTCCCTCATGCTGCCATTGAAGTCGG AGTGCACTGCCAGTTGATCAAGCTGTTTGCGCGAGGGATCGAAGAGCAGCCTGTGTTTGAGGACCTTCCCAACCCGTGTGCAGTATAG
- the LOC118396456 gene encoding ceramide kinase-like isoform X3: protein MPQKSTEAYPYAFTVSYVERAWQHRWRCSDVTFHCLEGALCQQWVQTIREQLTALTSRPKHLLVYINPYGGKQQGERIYEQKVAPLFTLASISTHVIVTEHANHARDHLSTEAELKKYDGVVCVGGDGMFSEMVHGLVSRTQRDNGVDQNSPEEKLVPCTLRIGIIPAGSTDCICYATVGINDPVTSALHIIVGDAQPMDVCSVHHNNTFLRYSVSLLGYGFYGDVLADSERKRWMGPARYDFSGFKTFLTHHYYEGTVSFLPATDILGTPRDKTRCRAGCFICQHNGQLYSEDAPEICETDPDVSDSEYKGGWRVIRGKFLAINAASMSCACPRSPKGLSPAAHLADGTTDLILVRKCSRFNFLRHLLRHTSKYDQFDMTFVEVHRVRRFRFTPRYCQSDSELDLRENGKRLFSQICRDHPACSCSPAYSSWNCDGEILPHAAIEVGVHCQLIKLFARGIEEQPVFEDLPNPCAV, encoded by the exons ATGCCTCAGAAATCGACCGAGGCCTATCCATATGCATTCACAG TGTCCTACGTGGAGAGGGCGTGGCAGCACCGCTGGCGGTGTAGTGACGTCACCTTTCACTGCCTAGAGGGGGCGCTGTGTCAGCAGTGGGTCCAGACAATCAGAGAGCAGCTCACAGCATTGA CCAGCAGACCCAAGCATTTGCTGGTGTACATCAACCCCTATGGGGGCAAGCAGCAAGGCGAGCGTATTTACGAGCAGAAAGTCGCCCCTCTCTTCACCCTTGCCTCCATCTCCACGCACGTGATTG TTACAGAGCATGCCAATCATGCCAGGGACCACCTGAGTACAGAGGCTGAGTTGAAGAAATATGATGG agtggtgtgtgtgggcGGGGACGGCATGTTCAGTGAAATGGTTCACGGCCTGGTCTCCCGGACCCAGAGGGACAACGGCGTGGACCAGAACAGCCCGGAGGAGAAGCTGGTACCCTGTACTCTGCGCATTGGCATTATACCCGCAG GTTCAACGGACTGCATCTGCTATGCAACTGTAGGCATCAACGACCCTGTGACCTCGGCCTTACACATCATAGTGG GAGATGCCCAGCCAATGGACGTGTGCTCGgtccatcacaacaacacattCCTGAGGTACTCTGTGTCCCTGCTTGGGTACGGTTTCTATGGCGACGTGCTGGCAGACAGCGAAAGGAAACGATGGATGGGACCAGCCAGATACGACTTTTCAG GTTTTAAGACGTTTCTCACACATCACTACTATGAGGGGACTGTGTCTTTTCTACCAGCAACGGACATATTGGGAACTCCACGAGACAAGACCAGGTGTAGAGCTGG GTGCTTCATATGCCAACACAACGGACAGCTGTATTCCGAGGATGCCCCAGAGATTTGCGAGACTGATCCAGATGTTTCAGACAGTG AATACAAAGGGGGGTGGCGGGTGATCAGAGGGAAGTTCCTGGCCATCAACGCGGCCAGTATGAGCTGTGCCTGTCCCCGTAGTCCCAAGGGCTTGTCCCCCGCTGCCCACCTCGCCGACGGCACCACCGACCTCATCCTCGTACGCAAGTGCTCTCGATTCAACTTCCTGCGCCACCTGCTACGCCACACCAGCAAATACGACCAG TTTGACATGACCTTTGTAGAAGTGCACCGTGTGCGGCGCTTCCGCTTCACCCCGCGCTACTGCCAGAGTGACTCCGAGTTGGACCTGAGGGAGAATGGCAAGAGGCTCTTCAGCCAGATCTGCAGAGACCACCCGGCCTGCAGCTGTAGCCCTGCCTACAGCAGCTGGAACTGTGACGGCGAGATCCTCCCTCATGCTGCCATTGAAGTCGG AGTGCACTGCCAGTTGATCAAGCTGTTTGCGCGAGGGATCGAAGAGCAGCCTGTGTTTGAGGACCTTCCCAACCCGTGTGCAGTATAG